Proteins from a genomic interval of Watersipora subatra chromosome 10, tzWatSuba1.1, whole genome shotgun sequence:
- the LOC137406049 gene encoding cyclin-dependent kinase-like 2, whose protein sequence is MNKYHVLGIVGEGAYGVVLKCKHKDSGEIVAIKRFKDGEENEDVKRTTLRELRMLKSLKHENVVELREAFKRRGKLYLVFEYVDKNMLEVLEDHPEGVTPEKVRIYTFQLVKAIRWCHDNDVMHRDIKPENLLISCHDTLKLCDFGFARQIDNTQEQYTDYVATRWYRSTELLLGGDYGKAVDIWAIGCIMGELSDGQPLFPGESEIDQLYTIQKIIGPLPKEQMTLFYKNPRYQGLKFPSVHQPLTLNAKYKGVISSIGIDFMQACLQLSSSSRASAESCYNHSYFNTDRLVNRTYAAPKRPRAKSTRNSIKSDQRPGTPLKSETNDYHNHSESEKIARDTLTKEQKKYMKPRKDVGKENCCQKQDSSTSQQSKNSNHLEGTLSENQELSPRQEPKVNLKPHKLSDEKKTSNACEREASSDNTVTPSLLQQSIYSKAQLAPSSEHRQYQKTEFDFRASGGSTIFANSPSTKMSNVKQNSSLSDETIPSSNKRAHETEHIKVHLTAQEELQKIRNNLTLSRKKSAPVKTLLERLTDQNKNESNTLERGAHTPLSPAPTGFALYGKDRRAKSHYYDGGQEISSRTLSQSPTVYQKTNNKYQTETTSAIYSKPLHNLAMWREGEVSGKTSGTGRTKKVKKPTGLIHFPSSTLHGESDEKNPEHSAKHSLNAAQENSYTFSGVTNSWNTSANNPTKPNQNLPFLRSKTPLDKSHKLHPLPGKTPTPSDEGDNLILNASPRSLVDHDHGLLKYRKY, encoded by the exons ATGAACAAGTATCACGTGCTTGGAATAGTTGGTGAAG GAGCCTATGGAGTTGTGCTCAAATGCAAGCACAAG GATAGCGGGGAGATAGTAGCAATCAAAAGGTTTAAGGATGGTGAAG AGAATGAAGATGTAAAGCGGACAACTCTCAGAGAGCTGCGCATGCTCAAGTCTCTCAAACATGAGAATGTTGTGGAACTCCGAGAGGCCTTTAAACGGAGAGGAAAACTCTACCTGGTGTTTGAGTATGTGGATAAG AACATGCTGGAGGTTTTGGAGGACCACCCTGAGGGAGTAACTCCAGAAAAAGTCAGAATTTACACATTTCAGTTGGTGAAGGCAATACGTTGGTGCCATGACAACGATGTCATGCACCGTGATATCAAACCTGAAAATTTGCTCATAAGTTGCCATGACACATTGAAACTCTGTGACTTTG GATTTGCACGTCAAATAGACAATACTCAAGAGCAATACACAGACTATGTAGCCACACGCTGGTATCGCTCGACAGAGCTCCTGCTCGG CGGTGATTATGGCAAAGCTGTAGACATATGGGCTATTGGATGTATAATGGGTGAGCTCAGTGATGGGCAGCCACTGTTTCCAGGTGAAAGTGAAATAGATCAACTTTATACAATTCAGAAAATAATTGGACCTTTGCCTAAAGAACAGATGACTTTGTTCTACAAGAATCCAAGATACCAGGGCTTAAAG TTTCCCTCCGTGCACCAGCCTTTGACACTGAACGCCAAGTATAAAGGTGTAATCAGCAGTATCGGTATAGACTTCATGCAGGCGTGTCTGCAGCTCTCATCTTCCAGCAGAGCTTCTGCAGAGTCTTGCTACAACCATTCTTATTTCAACACAGACAGACTTGTCAATCGAACTTATGCTG CACCAAAAAGACCTCGAGCAAAAAGTACTAGGAACAGTATTAAATCAGACCAGCGGCCAGGAACACCTCTGAAATCTGAAACCAATGACTATCACAACCACAGTGAAAGCGAGAAAATTGCTCGTGACACTCTTACTAAAGAACAAAAGAAATATATGAAGCCGCGAAAAGACGTTGGCAAAGAAAATTGCTGCCAAAAACAGGACTCTTCTACTAGTCAGCAGTCAAAAAACAGCAATCACTTGGAAGGAACACTGTCAGAAAATcaggagttgtctcctcgtCAGGAGCCAAAAGTTAACCTCAAACCTCACAAGTTGTCTGATGAAAAGAAGACGAGTAATGCTTGCGAGAGGGAAGCCTCTTCAGACAATACCGTGACACCTAGCCTTTTACAGCAGAGCATATACAGCAAGGCGCAGTTAGCTCCTTCATCTGAACACAGACAGTATCAAAAGACAGAATTTGATTTCAG GGCTAGTGGAGGCTCAACGATCTTTGCGAACAGCCCTTCCACTAAGATGTCCAATGTGAAGCAGAATAGCAGCCTGTCAGATGAGACCATTCCTTCTTCCAACAAAAGAGCTCATGAAACAGAGCATATAAAG GTGCACCTCACTGCTCAAGAAGAGCTACAAAAAATCAGGAATAACTTAACTTTGTCAAGGAAAAAATCCGCCCCCGTAAAGACCTTGCTTGAGCGTCTCACTGACCAGAATAAAAATGAGTCCAACACACTAGAAAGAGGTGCTCACACTCCACTGTCTCCTGCCCCTACAGGCTTCGCTTTGTATGGCAAGGATCGGCGGGCTAAAAGTCATTACTACG ATGGGGGGCAGGAGATATCCTCTCGAACTCTGTCTCAGAGTCCGACCGTCTACCAAAAGACAAATAATAAATaccaaacagaaacaacaagtGCCATCTACTCCAAACCTCTCCACAACTTAGCTATGTGGAGAGAAGGAGAAGTTAGTGGTAAAACATCTGGCACCGGCAGAACCAAGAAGGTTAAAAAGCCGACCGGCCTT ATTCACTTTCCATCAAGCACACTGCATGGAGAGTCTGATGAGAAGAATCCAGAACATTCTGCCAAGCACTCTTTAAATGCAGCCCAAGAGAATTCTTACACATTTTCTGGAGTTACCAACTCCTGGAATACTTCTGCTAATAATCCTACAAAACCAAACCAAAACCTGCCATTTTTAAGGTCCAAAACTCCTCTCGATAAG AGCCACAAGCTTCACCCTCTTCCAGGTAAAACTCCTACCCCTTCTGACGAGGGAGACAACCTCATACTCAACGCTAGCCCAAGATCCCTAGTCGACCATGATCACGGACTActaaaatatagaaaatattga
- the LOC137405956 gene encoding nuclear pore complex protein Nup153-like isoform X1: MSVEPARKKARQDDNNSVHAQNRRSAKSMLSQVAESVKEFLKPSWYGSLFTTSQQDRQLITASHDTPSCSRSESMRKSSGTLPSSNQLSCESMKVREAASRYLVSAEEPLVAIVPCSQSPFGSSRRRGAAYDTSIPDAGTPSHGLGVAPQREKRRAQRRNAYKVHSETEDSDDVGSCDGTMGKRSFSLSEFAQSFNESMIESSLNSSSQLKESSFYRGKTVYGGALNRQNYKIPCSNTQRKIMKPKRKTKFSSSVTRGRQSAAQLILKSIQDSSKGNIKLAASDNHPKSLCTASSYLTFKGSPKKDAPPTESLANISKATLMANVHKQEVRQPTVGVPHHGAFGLMLQGRSSQMAVPGDAENRNGRHYSSKVSIAPPDYSSVVITDRLVDQTRESQPVQSTKTNLSVMESVCNVSSNSHTVPTMEPAVKTSGSFNTFSSPSEDCPVTKLFPKDLPAFKTLNKLDTLQTYKVLPSQAPDLIAGSSENAGKAVEGHSVDLLDSRLSSKGNVAKLPSASSAIEKGPDILRQKAVGTWSCQSCSAPNEEGSTVCAVCEARISAVSQTPILSTSVTVSQKPLTTKTQTELTNTWNCKTCLKSNDQEKPSCSSCGRHNPALLSYKLGHSMNEDAGSEGHMLGMNNTWKCNICLVPNGPRFSLCSSCGACRPGTESSLGDLDKGRQLPIYTAKRKRDEGGKSRIMLPVTKDLSAGRQTEKPATVTFSFGSLPATDTIEELSEDVPRKMKSTEVEKTVVPSSLVCSTSSDPVASTTAVTPSFSFSQSSKVSQKEYSESQVQSATPGVTVPTFSFGVKAPVDMSSSTRNVSSSSSVHEGQHAGVKRSYSSSMAPAPVFGFGKSSISTIVQPEESAITPQVEVTPFCPAQSDNKFAKGISAVGMDGASVTVSRADGESSQTAQKPTFNFGSFQANAAATSADSSQSTSSNPIFSFGTTPGVNAAAKSMFSVEVPVSSESSKPAVPILFGAAASSNTSSNKSSLGFTPTSQVTQMPINLPTFQFGDCNKPSNDGAVHLFGASQNPSNLNRAKRSGALPNTSDECQEPQSKMTGSLLPGAASGIGFSFKASSLANSQTTSASSSRSVTPNPFNSGTSASEMAGSSNESGRIIKKAVRRIKK; encoded by the exons atgagtGTAGAGCCTGCTCGAAAAAAAGCACGACAAGATGATAACAACTCAGTGCATGCACAAAACCGTAGAAGCGCCAAATCAATGTTAAGTCAG GTGGCTGAGTCGGTGAAAGAATTTCTAAAACCATCGTGGTATGGCTCTCTGTTCACGACTAGTCAACAAGATAGACAGCTTATTACAGCTTCTCATGACACACCCAGTTGCTCCAGATCCG AGTCAATGAGGAAGAGCAGTGGCACTTTGCCATCTTCCAACCAGCTATCATGCGAAAGTATGAAGGTGAGGGAGGCAGCAAGTCGGTATCTAGTTTCGGCTGAGGAGCCGCTGGTCGCAATCGTACCCTGTAGTCAGTCCCCTTTTGGTAGCTCACGGAGACGAGGAGCAGCCTATGATACATCAATCCCTGATGCGGGAACCCCGAGTCATG GTCTTGGAGTTGCTCCTCAAAGAGAAAAGCGTCGAGCACAGAGGCGCAATGCATATAAAGTGCATTCAGAGACAGAAGACTCCGACGATGTCGGCTCTTGTGATGGAACTATGGGAAAAAGATCTTTCAGTTTAAGCGAGTTTGCTCAGTCCTTCAATGAAAGTATGATCGAGTCCAGTTTGAATTCCTCGAGTCAGTTAAAGGAATCGTCATTTTATCGTGGTAAAACAGTTTATGGCGGTGCTCTGAACCGACAAAACTATAAGATTCCGTGTTCCAATACGCAAAGAAAAATCATGAAACCAAAGCGAAAAACTAAGTTTTCATCAAGTGTAACACGGGGTAGGCAGTCAGCTGCTCAACTGATACTCAAGTCAATTCAAGATTCGAGCAAAGGCAATATTAAGCTAGCTGCGAGTGATAATCATCCTAAGAGTCTATGTACTGCTTCATCGTATCTCACTTTTAAAGGCTCTCCTAAGAAAGATGCACCCCCAACAGAAAGTTTGGCAAATATTTCTAAGGCTACACTTATGGCCAATGTTCATAAACAGGAAGTTAGACAGCCAACTGTTGGAGTTCCTCATCATGGAGCATTTGGGCTGATGCTGCAGGGTAGGTCCTCTCAAATGGCTGTTCCCGGTGATGCGGAGAATAGAAATGGTAGACACTATTCTAGCAAAGTAAGTATTGCACCCCCAGATTATTCATCAGTGGTGATCACTGATAGGCTTGTTGACCAGACTCGTGAGTCTCAGCCAGTTCAGTCAACAAAGACTAATCTATCGGTCATGGAAAGTGTGTGCAATGTCAGCTCAAATTCGCATACAGTACCAACCATGGAGCCAGCTGTGAAAACTTCAGGCAGCTTCAATACCTTTTCATCGCCATCTGAGGATTGTCCTGTTACCAAATTATTCCCCAAGGACCTTCCAGCTTTCAAAACTCTCAACAAACTGGACACGCTACAAACCTATAAAGTTTTACCTTCTCAAGCTCCTGATCTGATTGCTGGCTCGTCAGAGAATGCTGGGAAGGCTGTAGAGGGTCACTCTGTAGACCTACTTGACAGCAGACTGTCTTCCAAAGGTAATGTAGCTAAACTGCCAAGCGCCTCATCAGCCATTGAGAAGGGTCCAGACATCCTCCGTCAGAAGGCGGTGGGTACATGGAGCTGTCAGTCGTGCTCCGCTCCTAATGAAGAAGGAAGTACGGTCTGTGCTGTGTGTGAAGCTCGTATTTCTGCTGTATCTCAGACTCCTATCCTTTCAACTTCAGTCACTGTCAGCCAGAAGCCATTGACGACGAAGACTCAAACCGAGTTAACAA ATACATGGAACTGTAAGACTTGTCTCAAGTCGAATGATCAGGAAAAGCCTTCCTGTAGCTCATGTGGGCGGCACAACCCAGCTTTGCTCTCTTACAAGCTTGGACATAGCATGAATGAAGATGCAG GTTCAGAGGGTCATATGTTAGGAATGAACAATACCTGGAAATGCAACATTTGCCTTGTACCAAATGGACCACGCTTCTCCCTCTGTTCTTCCTGTGGAGCCTGCAGGCCTGGCACTGAGAGCTCATTAGGAGACCTTGATAAGGGCAGGCAACTGCCAATATACACAGCGAAGCGAAAGCGAGATGAAGGTGGGAAGTCAAGAATTATGTTGCCTGTCACCAAAGACCTTAGTGCTGGTAGACAAACAGAAAAGCCTGCCACGGTCACATTTAGCTTTGGCAGCCTTCCTGCTACAGATACTATTGAAGAGTTGTCTGAAGATGTACCTAGAAAAATGAAAAGCACCGAGGTAGAGAAGACTGTTGTTCCATCATCGTTAGTATGTTCTACATCATCCGATCCAGTGGCTTCAACGACAGCGGTTACGCCTTCATTCAGCTTCTCTCAATCGTCTAAAGTTAGCCAAAAGGAGTACTCCGAATCTCAGGTTCAATCAGCCACACCTGGTGTTACTGTTCCAACCTTCTCCTTTGGTGTTAAGGCACCTGTAGATATGTCTAGCTCTACCCGCAATGTGTCCAGCAGTAGTAGTGTCCATGAAGGGCAACACGCCGGTGTAAAAAGGTCTTATTCCTCATCAATGGCACCGGCACCTGTGTTCGGCTTTGGTAAATCGtctatatcaactatagttCAACCTGAAGAGTCTGCAATCACACCTCAAGTTGAAGTAACTCCATTCTGTCCCGCTCAATCTGATAATAAATTTGCCAAAGGTATTTCTGCAGTTGGTATGGATGGAGCTTCAGTAACTGTCTCGAGAGCTGATGGAGAGTCATCGCAAACTGCCCAAAAACCTACCTTCAATTTTGGTTCCTTTCAAGCGAATGCTGCCGCTACAAGTGCTGATTCTTCACAGTCAACTAGTTCTAACCCCATATTCTCTTTTGGAACCACCCCTGGTGTCAACGCTGCGGCTAAATCTATGTTTTCAGTTGAAGTTCCTGTCAGCAGTGAATCCTCAAAACCAGCTGTTCCCATCCTTTTTGGCGCTGCAGCATCTTCAAACACGTCCAGCAATAAATCCTCATTGGGTTTCACCCCGACAAGCCAGGTTACACAAATGCCTATTAATCTTCCGACCTTTCAGTTTGGAGACTGCAATAAGCCATCAAACGACGGTGCTGTTCATTTGTTTGGAGCCTCTCAGAATCCTTCAAACCTGAATAGAGCGAAGCGATCTGGAGCCTTACCCAATACCTCAGACGAATGTCAGGAACCCCAAAGTAAAATGACAGGTAGTTTATTGCCTGGAGCGGCTAGTGGTATAGGATTTTCGTTTAAAGCATCATCTCTAGCCAACAGTCAGACAACATCTGCCTCTAGCAGTCGTAGTGTCACGCCTAATCCTTTCAACAGCGGCACTTCTGCCTCAGAGATGGCTGGCAGTAGTAACGAGTCAGGCCGTATAATAAAAAAGGCAGTGagaagaataaaaaaataa
- the LOC137405956 gene encoding nuclear pore complex protein Nup153-like isoform X2: MRKSSGTLPSSNQLSCESMKVREAASRYLVSAEEPLVAIVPCSQSPFGSSRRRGAAYDTSIPDAGTPSHGLGVAPQREKRRAQRRNAYKVHSETEDSDDVGSCDGTMGKRSFSLSEFAQSFNESMIESSLNSSSQLKESSFYRGKTVYGGALNRQNYKIPCSNTQRKIMKPKRKTKFSSSVTRGRQSAAQLILKSIQDSSKGNIKLAASDNHPKSLCTASSYLTFKGSPKKDAPPTESLANISKATLMANVHKQEVRQPTVGVPHHGAFGLMLQGRSSQMAVPGDAENRNGRHYSSKVSIAPPDYSSVVITDRLVDQTRESQPVQSTKTNLSVMESVCNVSSNSHTVPTMEPAVKTSGSFNTFSSPSEDCPVTKLFPKDLPAFKTLNKLDTLQTYKVLPSQAPDLIAGSSENAGKAVEGHSVDLLDSRLSSKGNVAKLPSASSAIEKGPDILRQKAVGTWSCQSCSAPNEEGSTVCAVCEARISAVSQTPILSTSVTVSQKPLTTKTQTELTNTWNCKTCLKSNDQEKPSCSSCGRHNPALLSYKLGHSMNEDAGSEGHMLGMNNTWKCNICLVPNGPRFSLCSSCGACRPGTESSLGDLDKGRQLPIYTAKRKRDEGGKSRIMLPVTKDLSAGRQTEKPATVTFSFGSLPATDTIEELSEDVPRKMKSTEVEKTVVPSSLVCSTSSDPVASTTAVTPSFSFSQSSKVSQKEYSESQVQSATPGVTVPTFSFGVKAPVDMSSSTRNVSSSSSVHEGQHAGVKRSYSSSMAPAPVFGFGKSSISTIVQPEESAITPQVEVTPFCPAQSDNKFAKGISAVGMDGASVTVSRADGESSQTAQKPTFNFGSFQANAAATSADSSQSTSSNPIFSFGTTPGVNAAAKSMFSVEVPVSSESSKPAVPILFGAAASSNTSSNKSSLGFTPTSQVTQMPINLPTFQFGDCNKPSNDGAVHLFGASQNPSNLNRAKRSGALPNTSDECQEPQSKMTGSLLPGAASGIGFSFKASSLANSQTTSASSSRSVTPNPFNSGTSASEMAGSSNESGRIIKKAVRRIKK, from the exons ATGAGGAAGAGCAGTGGCACTTTGCCATCTTCCAACCAGCTATCATGCGAAAGTATGAAGGTGAGGGAGGCAGCAAGTCGGTATCTAGTTTCGGCTGAGGAGCCGCTGGTCGCAATCGTACCCTGTAGTCAGTCCCCTTTTGGTAGCTCACGGAGACGAGGAGCAGCCTATGATACATCAATCCCTGATGCGGGAACCCCGAGTCATG GTCTTGGAGTTGCTCCTCAAAGAGAAAAGCGTCGAGCACAGAGGCGCAATGCATATAAAGTGCATTCAGAGACAGAAGACTCCGACGATGTCGGCTCTTGTGATGGAACTATGGGAAAAAGATCTTTCAGTTTAAGCGAGTTTGCTCAGTCCTTCAATGAAAGTATGATCGAGTCCAGTTTGAATTCCTCGAGTCAGTTAAAGGAATCGTCATTTTATCGTGGTAAAACAGTTTATGGCGGTGCTCTGAACCGACAAAACTATAAGATTCCGTGTTCCAATACGCAAAGAAAAATCATGAAACCAAAGCGAAAAACTAAGTTTTCATCAAGTGTAACACGGGGTAGGCAGTCAGCTGCTCAACTGATACTCAAGTCAATTCAAGATTCGAGCAAAGGCAATATTAAGCTAGCTGCGAGTGATAATCATCCTAAGAGTCTATGTACTGCTTCATCGTATCTCACTTTTAAAGGCTCTCCTAAGAAAGATGCACCCCCAACAGAAAGTTTGGCAAATATTTCTAAGGCTACACTTATGGCCAATGTTCATAAACAGGAAGTTAGACAGCCAACTGTTGGAGTTCCTCATCATGGAGCATTTGGGCTGATGCTGCAGGGTAGGTCCTCTCAAATGGCTGTTCCCGGTGATGCGGAGAATAGAAATGGTAGACACTATTCTAGCAAAGTAAGTATTGCACCCCCAGATTATTCATCAGTGGTGATCACTGATAGGCTTGTTGACCAGACTCGTGAGTCTCAGCCAGTTCAGTCAACAAAGACTAATCTATCGGTCATGGAAAGTGTGTGCAATGTCAGCTCAAATTCGCATACAGTACCAACCATGGAGCCAGCTGTGAAAACTTCAGGCAGCTTCAATACCTTTTCATCGCCATCTGAGGATTGTCCTGTTACCAAATTATTCCCCAAGGACCTTCCAGCTTTCAAAACTCTCAACAAACTGGACACGCTACAAACCTATAAAGTTTTACCTTCTCAAGCTCCTGATCTGATTGCTGGCTCGTCAGAGAATGCTGGGAAGGCTGTAGAGGGTCACTCTGTAGACCTACTTGACAGCAGACTGTCTTCCAAAGGTAATGTAGCTAAACTGCCAAGCGCCTCATCAGCCATTGAGAAGGGTCCAGACATCCTCCGTCAGAAGGCGGTGGGTACATGGAGCTGTCAGTCGTGCTCCGCTCCTAATGAAGAAGGAAGTACGGTCTGTGCTGTGTGTGAAGCTCGTATTTCTGCTGTATCTCAGACTCCTATCCTTTCAACTTCAGTCACTGTCAGCCAGAAGCCATTGACGACGAAGACTCAAACCGAGTTAACAA ATACATGGAACTGTAAGACTTGTCTCAAGTCGAATGATCAGGAAAAGCCTTCCTGTAGCTCATGTGGGCGGCACAACCCAGCTTTGCTCTCTTACAAGCTTGGACATAGCATGAATGAAGATGCAG GTTCAGAGGGTCATATGTTAGGAATGAACAATACCTGGAAATGCAACATTTGCCTTGTACCAAATGGACCACGCTTCTCCCTCTGTTCTTCCTGTGGAGCCTGCAGGCCTGGCACTGAGAGCTCATTAGGAGACCTTGATAAGGGCAGGCAACTGCCAATATACACAGCGAAGCGAAAGCGAGATGAAGGTGGGAAGTCAAGAATTATGTTGCCTGTCACCAAAGACCTTAGTGCTGGTAGACAAACAGAAAAGCCTGCCACGGTCACATTTAGCTTTGGCAGCCTTCCTGCTACAGATACTATTGAAGAGTTGTCTGAAGATGTACCTAGAAAAATGAAAAGCACCGAGGTAGAGAAGACTGTTGTTCCATCATCGTTAGTATGTTCTACATCATCCGATCCAGTGGCTTCAACGACAGCGGTTACGCCTTCATTCAGCTTCTCTCAATCGTCTAAAGTTAGCCAAAAGGAGTACTCCGAATCTCAGGTTCAATCAGCCACACCTGGTGTTACTGTTCCAACCTTCTCCTTTGGTGTTAAGGCACCTGTAGATATGTCTAGCTCTACCCGCAATGTGTCCAGCAGTAGTAGTGTCCATGAAGGGCAACACGCCGGTGTAAAAAGGTCTTATTCCTCATCAATGGCACCGGCACCTGTGTTCGGCTTTGGTAAATCGtctatatcaactatagttCAACCTGAAGAGTCTGCAATCACACCTCAAGTTGAAGTAACTCCATTCTGTCCCGCTCAATCTGATAATAAATTTGCCAAAGGTATTTCTGCAGTTGGTATGGATGGAGCTTCAGTAACTGTCTCGAGAGCTGATGGAGAGTCATCGCAAACTGCCCAAAAACCTACCTTCAATTTTGGTTCCTTTCAAGCGAATGCTGCCGCTACAAGTGCTGATTCTTCACAGTCAACTAGTTCTAACCCCATATTCTCTTTTGGAACCACCCCTGGTGTCAACGCTGCGGCTAAATCTATGTTTTCAGTTGAAGTTCCTGTCAGCAGTGAATCCTCAAAACCAGCTGTTCCCATCCTTTTTGGCGCTGCAGCATCTTCAAACACGTCCAGCAATAAATCCTCATTGGGTTTCACCCCGACAAGCCAGGTTACACAAATGCCTATTAATCTTCCGACCTTTCAGTTTGGAGACTGCAATAAGCCATCAAACGACGGTGCTGTTCATTTGTTTGGAGCCTCTCAGAATCCTTCAAACCTGAATAGAGCGAAGCGATCTGGAGCCTTACCCAATACCTCAGACGAATGTCAGGAACCCCAAAGTAAAATGACAGGTAGTTTATTGCCTGGAGCGGCTAGTGGTATAGGATTTTCGTTTAAAGCATCATCTCTAGCCAACAGTCAGACAACATCTGCCTCTAGCAGTCGTAGTGTCACGCCTAATCCTTTCAACAGCGGCACTTCTGCCTCAGAGATGGCTGGCAGTAGTAACGAGTCAGGCCGTATAATAAAAAAGGCAGTGagaagaataaaaaaataa